tctgtgcagactacaaatgcaccataaacaaggctctcacggcccatgcatacccagtgccagtggtcagccatgtcctcgccaccctggctgggtcaaaaatctttggcaaactggacttggcccaagcgtatcaacagttgcctgtggacgaagccacagcagaggctcagacgattgtgacgcacagaggggcattcagagtaaagcggctgcaatttggcgttagcgtggcaccaggcatattccagaatctaatggactctctccttaaagggattcctggcgtcacccccttcttcgatgatgtactgatcgccgggcccacaccagaggaatttgaggaccgcctccgctccgtcctgcaccgtttccagacggcgggcctcaaggtgaagcgggaaaagtgtttactgggagtgccgcaggtggactttctgggatttaaggtggacgcagaaggggtccatccaaccggtgacaaggtacgggccatttgtgaggccccagcgcccaagagcaagcccgaacttcagtcattcttgggactattgaacttttaccatgcctttcttccgcataaggcagcggtagcggagcccctacacagactcctagataaaagggccccttgggtgtggggccagcgacaaagggccgcattccaggcagtcaaggacttgctcgtctcgaactcggtcttggcacacttcgacgagaggctgccagtggtgctggcatgcgacgcctctccctatggcatcggcgctgtcctgggacaccaactcccagatggaagagaggtgccggtggcatacttctcccagacgcttgctgcagccgaacgaaactactcacagattgacaaggagggtctggcaatcgtgaagggcgtaaaaaaattccatgatttcttgtacgggcggccctttaccatagtgactgaccacaagccgttgcttggcctgtttgcccccgagaagcagaccccccaagtgttgtctccacgtgtcctcaggtggtcaattttccttgccggctaccagtatgcactaatccaccgccctgggaaggcgatgggccacgcagacgccctcagcaggctaccactaccagaaacaggccccgacccagcgcctgcgcaagaggttatgaccctggagctgcttcccgaccgacccattcaggcacaagaagttgcgcaccattccacaaaagatagggtcatctcccgggtcctggactgggtgtggcgaggatggcccagcagcagccccgggccagaattcgctggctacacaaaccgcaaacatgaactgtcggcccacaaggggtgcttgttatggggaagcagggttgttgttccccagcccctccgcaaaagggtcctcacagccctacacgagacacacccaggggtagtgaggatgaaggcccttgccaggagttatgtgtggtggccggggattgacagagagatagaggcctgggtccaacactgccagacctgccaagaatcccgcccggatcccccaagggccccagtccagccctgggagtctgcccgacatccatggtcacgcttgcacgtggacttcgctggacccttccagggaaaaacattcttcatagtggtggattcctacaccaaatggctggaggtcgcactggtaccgtccacttctacggcggcagccatccgggtactacgtaagctttttgcaacccacgggctccctgacaccctcgtctcggacaatggaaccgcattcacgtcagaggagttccagaccttcacagcgcagaacgccatccgccacatccgctcagcaccattccaccctgccaccaatggccaagcggagcgcatggtgcggaccaccaaggacagcctccgccgcatgacacaaggggactgggaataccgccttgccgcatttcttctagcacagcacagcaccccaagcacaacgacgggccggagcccagctgaactactaatgggccggcgccttgcaactagactggaccgacttcaccccgacagagctcaggatgaggtagtggtggggaaaggcaggaacccccggacatttgtggcccaggacgcagtgtacgcaaagaattttggggcaggcccagcatgggtacccgccacagtcaccaaggtgaccggtcccgtgtcgtacgaggtactaacggaaggggggcaatgttggcgccgccactgcgaccagctacggcgacgattcccaggaggaacccgggaggagagcgggacagaggggtcccaaggggacagcagggcagtgaggcctgtagagcgagaggggtgggcaggggaagcagaagcagaagcagtaggcacagaggggcgccctgaggctggaaggacaccggaaccagagccacaacctagtggttcagtggcgccagaccagacagccccggcacagccagcagcctcggaacacgaaccagaaccagaacccctgaccaaggaacaccccaggccacaacgcacacggaggcggccagcagaccttggggactacgaatgcaacttcccgggcaggactggaacttagaggggaggggtgttatgtactgagctgaatcctagaacaataggattcagaaacagcgggagctacccaatccaactccaggtggaagtgaatccgcaacctgattggcctgccggagcagccaatcaggcggcgggcagaagtgaatctgctacctgattggcctgtaggagcagccaatcaggctgcaggcagaagtcaatccacaatataattggcccacaggtgtagccctgaagtagccaatcacgcaaggcccattgtgtaaataatgtatataagcagatggttttgggaaaagagccattcttcttctcctcttctccttgatgactatgagctgaataaagagcatgaaattcactctcgactccgagtacatttcaactactaattacccacccttcattCTAAGGTCCCAcggtaggttacaacaattaaagcattatttaaaacactataaaacttacagaaataaggtgggtcgtTAAATTggcacctcaggtgtcaaaagccagagtAAAGAGGTGCATTAGTAGCATTCACCAGAAGCTGCAATGAAGGTGAGGGACACATGTCTGTGAGGGAAGAATTCCACAAATTAGGGACTGCCACAGAGACTGCTTTCTCCTGTAAGGCCTACGACACAAGTTaacagcatatttatttatttatgcaaggGAGGAAACAGAACTGAGGGGAAATTGTTGCCCAAAACATCGGAGCAGCTTTACCACAAGTACACATGAACTGCCTTGAGGGGTTCAGCCTGGCACTCAAAGTCAAATGTTTGTGGAGAAACTGGCCATGCCTACAAgtttgctctgccccagctgcccCCCTCTAATATGACGAGGTGCCAAGGCATGTAAGTGCTGGCAAAACCACTTAAATAGCACAGGGTCAGGAGAGAAAAGGAATCCTGGCAGCATTTTTTTCTGTGGATATTGAACAAAAGCAGGgtacaatatgaagaaaaataaacaagagAGGTTTACCTCAGGCCTTACctcaggccttgcacacagcaggGGGACTTTCAACCAAgcatgcagaggagggtggcagGTGGGTGCGAAGGGGGCACCCAGGCTTAAGAGGAGGCCAGCTCTGCTGCCTGAGCTGACTGTCTCACCTCGCCTCACGGGTGGGCTGACTGAGTGCAAATTCTGACCCTTCAAAATTCAGTGAATCAGCTTGAACTGAAACGGGTCTCGCAAGAGATTTTAATTGGATAAGGATGCACATGGCACCCTCCCTGGAAAACCTGGCAGCACACAAGGCCTCTTTCCACACCCTTCATAAACAGAATAATAACTCTTAGCAGTTAGGTAGCCCAATTCAAGTTTGACATGTTACATCAGGACAGCATTGTATGGTAGGTCAGGGACATGCCTGTTATGTATGCAGGCATTGTAGACAGAAGCCAGGCTGTATGCATGCCATGGCAAGCCTAGGCCTTAAGGCCTCCTGGGTCTCAGGGGTTTTACCTGCATAACAAAAGGCAGAGGGGATTCTAAAAccctccaacaatattttctggtAGCTGCAGGCAGGCAAGCCAGTGTTCTGATTTGCTAGTCGCAGCATGAGGCGACCTATCACAGGTAGGGAGGTGTTACCATATTTGTCTGACGATCCCTATTTTTTTGAAACCCAAATTAATAAATCAATTATTTATTGAGTTGTCAAGCTTTTTTGCAGAGGAGTTGAGCTTTTTAGAGGGGAGTTAGCCAAAGTTTGTTTAGCTTTTTGTCGCCACCAATTGCTCACCCGTCTTCCTGCCTGCTTGCTGCCGAATTGCAGCTTTGTCCACTCGGCTACTTCTTTATTTTTGATTTACATACAGTCTTCCATCTAAGCTACCCATATTTGTTGCGTTTTTACATCTGTTTAAGCATAAACTATATACTTTTAATCAAAAAGGTGTGTTAAAATAATTATCTTTTTTATTACGCTCAAAACCAGCATGAAAACCATTAGATCCAAAAAGTTGAAGGACTATAATGAGTTTAATAGAGCGGTGCTATTTTCCATAATGCCCTGCTAAGTCTTCAGGTTTTCTATTATGATGGCGACATCATCATGAACTACATTCTCACTGCTTTGTCCTACTATGTTTGAGCTTCAAATAACTTCAGGCTTTTATTAACTCCGCTCATGAGTCCTATTCATCAGTTGGGCAGCTGTATTGCCTGATAGTGCAATAATCTCTCACAGATGTATGAgttgttttattcctttttattccAGTAATCAGTTCTGGGAGCATAATAAAACAAAggtttatttcttcttttcctaGTAGTGCAGCTGTAAATTATCATCCATCAGCAATAAATGtggatatttaataaataaaaagtccctCTTGACTCTCATAAGGGACATAagagataaaaataaacacaatatTTATTAAAGCTAATGACAAAATGAGGGATTAGCAGAAGGCAGAGTGAGCAGGGAAGTTATTTGTATAGGTAAAAATGtgatagcattttttttattaaaaaaaaacttagatgTTGCAAAATGGATATTCTATATGCAATTTCTATGAAAAATCACACCATTTCAATAATCTTATCATTCCCTTTTATTCATCTTTCAAATGTGacaaaggttttttggggggaaattgaaataaaaatggaaaatctcCCTGTAATCCTTTAGTGGCGTAACGTAATGGTTAAAGGTATTAACTGGATGCCGCTGGTTATTGGCTCACGAACTAAATTACTGAAGGGCCTTAGTAAAATATATCCtacctttcagaataaaaattaccTATCTCGAAGCTGTGAAGCACAGAACAGAAAACCTCAATAAATTTCACATTAAAACTGTACACCACAGAATACTCTTCCTTCCTGGGAAGAACAAGGGATCACAGTGTTTTCTAAAGAATGTTGCAGTTGTGTTCAATATTAAATATCTAAAAGACATACCGGTAGCTATGCAATTTTCATTCAGGTTTCACTAATAAAAGAGTTTTGTTTTAGCTTCAGTGCTGTTCCTGTTTTAAGAAAATCATGAGCAGCACCTGACAACAACTCAAAGTATTTCAACAATAAAACATTCTGACCTTAATAACTATGAAGCAGATATTTATTGAGATTCAGCCCTATTCCCAGTTTTGTGACTACTTCAGAGGAAAAATAGAGTAAACAATATCAATTGATATCAAAAACATCAATATGACTAGAGACTGTATATGGGTCATTTCACACTATGGACTGACTTTGGGAAGTACGTACCCATaaattctggcgtataagacgactgggcgtataagacgaccccccaacttttccagttaaaatatagagtttgggatatactcgctgtataagaaatacgacccggcgtataagacgacccccgacttttgagaagattttcttgggttaaaaagtagtcttatacacaggaatatacaataGGTTCTTTGTATCCCATAAGAGCAGATGATTAAATTAACAATACCAGGATATTTATCAACACTTCTTTGTAAATGGTCACTGTAAttattttatgcacatttaacacagtGATCAATGTCtctatttctttcattttgtttctttctggcctcactgcttctctcccccccccccaattcttcctATGTGCGGTATGTGTATACATACCAGCCAGTTCAGAATGACATTTCATGCTTTTGGTGAAGTGAATTTGAGTCTACGCAAGCTTGTTCTGTATGAAATACAGAAATCTGT
The nucleotide sequence above comes from Zootoca vivipara chromosome 1, rZooViv1.1, whole genome shotgun sequence. Encoded proteins:
- the LOC132592702 gene encoding uncharacterized protein K02A2.6-like, with protein sequence MGHADALSRLPLPETGPDPAPAQEVMTLELLPDRPIQAQEVAHHSTKDRVISRVLDWVWRGWPSSSPGPEFAGYTNRKHELSAHKGCLLWGSRVVVPQPLRKRVLTALHETHPGVVRMKALARSYVWWPGIDREIEAWVQHCQTCQESRPDPPRAPVQPWESARHPWSRLHVDFAGPFQGKTFFIVVDSYTKWLEVALVPSTSTAAAIRVLRKLFATHGLPDTLVSDNGTAFTSEEFQTFTAQNAIRHIRSAPFHPATNGQAERMVRTTKDSLRRMTQGDWEYRLAAFLLAQHSTPSTTTGRSPAELLMGRRLATRLDRLHPDRAQDEVVVGKGRNPRTFVAQDAVYAKNFGAGPAWVPATVTKVTGPVSYEVLTEGGQCWRRHCDQLRRRFPGGTREESGTEGSQGDSRAVRPVEREGWAGEAEAEAVGTEGRPEAGRTPEPEPQPSGSVAPDQTAPAQPAASEHEPEPEPLTKEHPRPQRTRRRPADLGDYECNFPGRTGT